In the genome of Nocardia sp. NBC_00416, one region contains:
- a CDS encoding long-chain fatty acid--CoA ligase has protein sequence MLSTMMDDQLSLATLLRYASTFVGDSTVSTWTGDGVRTMTFREVGADSARLANALTELGIEQGDRVGTFMWNNNEHFLAYIAIPAMGAVLHALNIRLSAEQLIFVANHAEDQVVLVDGSLVPMFAQYLPHLKTVRHVIVVNGDAAALTAPEGVAVHDYAELLAKYPAEFDFPVLDERTASSMCYTSGTTGDPKGVVYSHRSNWLHAMQATTPSSMGTRNDDTMLAIVPLFHANAWGLPYTALLTGANLLMPDRFLQPAPLLEMMAKVKPTFAAAVPTIWGGVLAALNANPQDISHLRSVVVGGAAAPPAMMKAFEQKHGVPVVHAWGMTETSPLGSVAQPPQGVTEEEAWAYRVTQGRFPAGVSARLVGDDGKVLPNDGSSLGEVEVRGPWITGSYYSPDGVEVDPSKFDDGWLRTGDVGKISPDGYLTLVDRSKDVIKSGGEWISSVDLENAVMGHPAVAEAAVIGIPDEKWDERPLVAIVPAEGATVEPAELREFLADRFAKWQLPEYWTFITEVPKTSVGKFDKKRLRAQHADGELTVTTVR, from the coding sequence ATGCTGAGCACCATGATGGACGACCAGCTGTCGTTGGCCACGCTGTTGCGCTACGCGTCCACCTTCGTCGGCGATTCCACGGTGTCCACCTGGACCGGTGACGGAGTCCGCACCATGACCTTCCGCGAGGTGGGCGCCGATTCGGCGCGGCTGGCCAACGCGCTGACCGAACTCGGGATCGAGCAGGGCGACCGGGTCGGCACCTTCATGTGGAACAACAACGAGCATTTCCTGGCCTATATCGCGATCCCGGCCATGGGCGCGGTGCTGCACGCGCTGAACATCCGGTTGTCGGCCGAGCAGCTGATCTTCGTGGCCAACCACGCCGAAGACCAGGTGGTGCTCGTGGACGGCAGCCTGGTGCCGATGTTCGCCCAGTACCTGCCGCATCTGAAAACGGTCCGGCACGTGATCGTGGTGAACGGAGACGCGGCGGCACTGACCGCACCCGAGGGTGTCGCCGTGCACGATTACGCCGAGCTCTTGGCGAAATACCCTGCCGAATTCGACTTTCCGGTGCTGGACGAGCGCACGGCGTCGTCGATGTGCTACACGTCCGGCACCACCGGAGATCCGAAGGGCGTCGTCTACTCCCATCGGTCGAACTGGCTGCACGCCATGCAGGCCACCACGCCCTCGTCGATGGGGACACGCAACGACGACACCATGCTCGCCATCGTGCCGCTGTTCCACGCGAACGCCTGGGGGCTGCCCTACACAGCGCTGCTGACCGGCGCGAATCTGCTGATGCCGGACCGGTTCCTGCAGCCGGCGCCGCTGCTGGAGATGATGGCGAAGGTGAAACCCACGTTCGCCGCGGCGGTGCCGACGATCTGGGGCGGGGTGCTGGCCGCGCTGAACGCGAACCCGCAGGACATCAGCCATCTGCGTTCGGTGGTGGTGGGCGGTGCGGCCGCGCCGCCGGCGATGATGAAGGCGTTCGAGCAGAAGCACGGGGTGCCGGTGGTCCACGCCTGGGGAATGACCGAGACCTCACCGCTGGGCAGTGTGGCGCAGCCGCCGCAGGGCGTGACCGAGGAGGAGGCCTGGGCCTACCGGGTCACCCAGGGGCGGTTCCCGGCCGGGGTCAGCGCCCGGCTGGTCGGCGACGACGGAAAAGTGCTGCCCAACGACGGCAGTTCCCTGGGCGAGGTCGAGGTGCGCGGTCCGTGGATCACCGGGTCCTATTACTCGCCCGACGGGGTGGAGGTCGACCCGAGCAAGTTCGACGACGGCTGGTTGCGCACCGGTGATGTAGGCAAGATCAGCCCGGACGGCTATCTGACGCTGGTCGACCGGTCCAAGGATGTGATCAAGTCCGGCGGTGAGTGGATCTCCTCGGTCGACCTGGAGAACGCGGTGATGGGGCATCCCGCCGTGGCGGAGGCGGCGGTGATCGGCATCCCCGACGAGAAGTGGGACGAGCGCCCGCTGGTGGCGATCGTGCCGGCCGAGGGCGCGACGGTGGAACCGGCGGAACTGCGCGAATTCCTGGCGGATCGGTTCGC